A single genomic interval of Aegicerativicinus sediminis harbors:
- a CDS encoding SGNH/GDSL hydrolase family protein: MKKLNQLLVIVFVLLTGQSFSQQPKDTLRVLFVGNSYTYMSNIPHLVSLISDHTRTKLITSKSVAGGAWLNQHWNGERDLKTLEKIKNGKFNIVVLQDHSMGAIVRPDSLLLYAKNFSNYIRQNGAEPYFYSTWAREKVPQYNETIRKVYTKAAKENNAGIVHVGDTWEKAKQIRPTIKLYENDGSHPSELGAFLTACKFVKELTGELPEELPSFYDWTDQNGEWITLIELDRLDVIFCSKIINEITN, translated from the coding sequence ATGAAAAAATTAAACCAATTGTTGGTTATTGTTTTTGTGCTATTGACAGGACAAAGTTTTTCCCAACAACCCAAAGATACCTTAAGGGTTCTTTTTGTAGGTAACAGCTATACATATATGTCTAATATCCCCCATTTGGTTTCCTTAATTTCAGACCATACAAGAACAAAATTAATCACATCAAAAAGTGTGGCTGGAGGTGCATGGTTAAACCAACATTGGAATGGAGAACGAGATTTGAAAACTTTGGAAAAGATTAAAAACGGAAAATTTAATATTGTAGTGCTTCAGGACCATAGCATGGGAGCAATTGTGCGCCCAGACAGTTTGTTATTGTACGCCAAAAACTTTTCCAATTATATTAGACAGAACGGGGCTGAACCCTATTTCTATTCGACCTGGGCTCGGGAAAAAGTACCTCAATACAACGAAACAATTCGAAAAGTTTATACTAAGGCGGCCAAAGAAAATAATGCAGGTATTGTTCATGTTGGCGACACCTGGGAAAAAGCCAAACAAATTCGGCCCACTATAAAGCTCTATGAAAATGATGGCAGTCATCCATCTGAGTTGGGAGCATTTTTAACCGCTTGTAAATTTGTAAAAGAATTAACCGGTGAACTTCCTGAAGAATTACCATCCTTTTATGATTGGACCGACCAAAATGGAGAATGGATTACCCTTATTGAGCTAGATCGATTGGATGTTATTTTTTGTTCCAAGATAATTAATGAAATCACCAATTAG
- a CDS encoding DinB family protein — translation MNSLINHIIQQLEEVQNGKPWVGSSYKSKLEELNEPIVFVRPKDDLHSIAEIISHLTFWRKEALLKIQTGTGSKTDDCEENWLTNEQLKPLGWHYILSEYNKTLTELINLLKTKDDSFLKGEYYDTDFKAMYPYSFLINGMLHHDLYHLGQLGIIIKHLKKK, via the coding sequence ATGAACTCTCTAATAAATCATATAATTCAACAATTGGAAGAAGTTCAAAACGGAAAACCTTGGGTAGGCAGTTCCTATAAAAGCAAACTAGAAGAATTAAATGAACCCATAGTTTTTGTACGACCCAAAGATGACTTGCACAGTATTGCTGAAATCATTTCGCATCTAACTTTTTGGAGAAAAGAAGCTCTTTTGAAAATCCAAACCGGCACAGGAAGCAAAACAGATGACTGCGAGGAAAACTGGTTGACCAACGAACAACTTAAACCCTTGGGGTGGCATTATATTTTATCTGAATACAACAAAACCCTCACAGAATTAATCAATTTATTAAAGACAAAGGACGACAGTTTCCTCAAGGGGGAATATTACGATACCGATTTTAAAGCCATGTACCCCTACAGTTTTTTAATAAACGGCATGTTACATCACGATCTTTACCATTTAGGGCAACTTGGCATAATAATTAAACATTTGAAAAAAAAGTAA
- a CDS encoding DUF6090 family protein, with translation MENKTEVYIKYAIGEIILVVIGILIALQINNWNEERKDNIAENNALVALKNEFDWNIKRLQNICQGRNSAYSDRLKYWNLITNDSIPFETKFEAYPKGFFGGSWAAQNTVLNGLVNSGQIDNIKNDTLKKLLISWPNQVKFWDDDEDKWQDANTNLSNYLITRLRRVPAFTSEGNLWQSNYENYNDEIKSQTLSFINDLEYQNLLSKNINQLYILTIHCDRLMATYQKIISNLNREIKLRNIK, from the coding sequence ATGGAAAATAAAACTGAAGTGTATATTAAATATGCAATTGGTGAAATTATCCTCGTGGTTATTGGAATTTTGATCGCATTGCAAATTAACAATTGGAATGAAGAAAGAAAAGACAACATAGCAGAAAACAATGCTTTGGTAGCCCTGAAAAATGAATTTGACTGGAATATAAAGCGTTTGCAAAATATATGTCAAGGCAGGAATTCGGCGTATTCAGATCGTTTAAAGTACTGGAACCTCATCACAAACGACTCCATTCCTTTCGAAACCAAATTCGAGGCATATCCTAAGGGCTTCTTTGGAGGTAGCTGGGCCGCTCAAAACACTGTTTTGAATGGGTTAGTAAATTCTGGTCAAATTGATAATATTAAAAATGATACTTTAAAAAAATTATTAATCTCATGGCCTAATCAAGTAAAATTTTGGGATGATGATGAGGACAAGTGGCAGGACGCAAACACTAATTTAAGTAATTACTTAATAACCAGGCTAAGAAGAGTCCCTGCCTTCACTTCTGAAGGAAACCTTTGGCAATCTAACTATGAGAATTACAACGATGAAATAAAAAGCCAAACTCTGTCCTTTATCAATGATTTGGAGTACCAGAACCTGCTTTCAAAAAATATTAATCAGTTGTACATTCTAACCATACACTGTGATCGACTGATGGCTACTTATCAAAAAATCATTTCAAACTTAAATAGGGAAATTAAACTTAGAAATATAAAATAA
- a CDS encoding VOC family protein, with amino-acid sequence MNLNQVTVPSLDLTKSIPFYENLGLKLIVKSLPHYARFECPNGNSTFSIHLTDELPNGDGIYVYFECENLDEQVEKIKTKGIEFDQEPIDQKWLWREARLKDVDGNQLILFYGGENRLNPPWRIENGNED; translated from the coding sequence ATGAATTTGAACCAAGTAACAGTACCCTCTTTGGATTTGACAAAATCAATTCCTTTTTATGAAAATTTGGGACTTAAATTAATTGTGAAATCCCTACCACACTACGCAAGATTTGAATGCCCAAATGGAAACTCTACCTTTTCAATCCATTTAACAGACGAATTACCAAATGGAGATGGAATTTATGTGTATTTTGAATGCGAAAATCTTGACGAACAAGTTGAAAAAATAAAAACTAAAGGAATTGAATTTGACCAAGAACCGATTGACCAAAAGTGGTTGTGGAGAGAAGCAAGATTAAAAGATGTTGACGGAAATCAACTGATATTATTTTATGGCGGTGAAAATAGACTAAACCCACCTTGGAGAATTGAAAACGGAAATGAGGATTGA
- a CDS encoding endonuclease/exonuclease/phosphatase family protein, which yields MKFGHYLILIVLFCNYSVWSQTTVDGSKMVRVLSFNILHGATTKGDFNLDVIAKIITDANPDFVAMQEVDFKTNRAKKYDLVTELGWRTKMAPIFGRAMPYDGGEYGEGILSKYSFLQSRNIALPHYPGNEPRAALEITTVLSSGDTIAFIGTHLDHLTDDKDRIIQATKINEVFSLNKYPTILAGDLNDVPGSSPINILEQLWTSSYNKNDPRLTYPSDKPSIKIDYVMFYPKHRWKILETEVICDTIASDHCAYLVILELLEE from the coding sequence ATGAAATTTGGTCACTATCTAATTCTCATTGTTCTTTTTTGCAATTACTCTGTGTGGTCCCAAACTACGGTTGATGGTAGTAAGATGGTACGTGTATTATCTTTTAATATTCTACATGGCGCAACTACTAAAGGCGATTTCAATTTGGATGTAATTGCCAAAATAATCACCGATGCAAATCCAGATTTTGTGGCTATGCAGGAAGTTGATTTTAAAACCAATAGAGCCAAAAAATATGATTTGGTAACCGAGCTTGGGTGGAGAACCAAAATGGCTCCCATTTTTGGCAGAGCCATGCCATATGATGGTGGAGAATATGGAGAAGGCATTTTATCTAAATATTCCTTTTTACAAAGTCGCAATATTGCCTTGCCTCACTACCCAGGGAACGAACCTAGGGCTGCCTTGGAAATTACAACAGTGCTCTCATCAGGCGACACTATTGCTTTTATTGGAACCCACTTAGATCATTTAACTGATGATAAAGACAGAATAATCCAAGCGACAAAAATCAATGAAGTCTTTTCCTTAAATAAATACCCAACCATTTTGGCTGGAGACCTAAACGACGTTCCCGGTAGTTCTCCCATTAATATACTTGAGCAATTATGGACCTCTTCTTACAATAAAAATGACCCTAGACTAACTTATCCATCAGACAAGCCATCCATAAAAATTGATTATGTGATGTTTTATCCAAAGCACCGATGGAAAATACTTGAAACGGAAGTCATTTGCGACACCATTGCCTCAGATCATTGTGCTTATCTTGTTATTCTTGAATTGTTGGAAGAATGA
- a CDS encoding TlpA family protein disulfide reductase, giving the protein MKPKTKKSLIEYGIFIAVAVVLYVTGLHTEVIGFAQRGILATGLMNPDVSEESVDADTSNEAPIKVNYNLKLIDDKGNITSLEDFREKVIFLNLWATWCPPCVAEMPNIAKLHEEVKDEVVFVMLSLDQDFNKAIDFNNRKGFNLPIYTPGSALPQQFQSSSTIPTTYIIDANGNLVLTHKGMANYSTEEFKEFLLKQK; this is encoded by the coding sequence ATGAAGCCAAAAACAAAAAAGTCCTTGATAGAATACGGAATTTTCATAGCCGTTGCTGTGGTATTATATGTTACGGGACTACATACGGAGGTAATTGGTTTTGCGCAACGAGGTATTTTAGCAACAGGCTTGATGAACCCCGATGTTAGTGAAGAATCTGTAGATGCAGATACTTCAAATGAAGCACCTATAAAGGTGAATTATAATTTGAAACTAATTGACGATAAGGGCAACATAACCTCTTTGGAAGATTTTAGAGAGAAAGTTATCTTTTTAAACCTTTGGGCTACCTGGTGCCCTCCCTGCGTGGCCGAAATGCCGAATATTGCAAAATTGCATGAAGAAGTAAAGGATGAAGTTGTCTTTGTAATGTTGTCACTAGACCAAGATTTCAACAAGGCCATTGATTTTAACAACCGAAAAGGCTTTAACCTTCCTATTTATACCCCGGGAAGTGCATTACCCCAACAATTTCAATCATCATCAACTATCCCCACCACCTATATTATTGATGCCAATGGCAATTTAGTTCTTACCCACAAAGGCATGGCCAATTATTCCACAGAGGAGTTCAAGGAATTTCTCTTAAAACAAAAGTGA
- a CDS encoding alpha/beta hydrolase, translated as MKNIAISLSICYFLLLSSCSKNLTSIPDKSEEEIATTYSIKKDVSYGRDDEQKMDIYLSDEAKSYGKNNFTIVFIHGGAYYLSDKTKEERYIQPYLKKGLNVVNINYRLKRGIPMATSDLTNSLNYLLANNKAYNLNLKHVIVTGFSAGAHMATIVGLTQNNPNYTHKLNKGVRIVGVINFSGPVDGLDDIEKIFVDHENELFSKAGKALFPLSHPYETKETIAIYEPITYLDANDPAILVWHGGKDDQVPPQTFETFVQKLDSKKDKVVFKPEAFHSPNSKELEEAYIAIFKFLDSL; from the coding sequence ATGAAAAACATCGCTATCTCTTTATCCATATGTTACTTTTTGCTTTTAAGCAGTTGCTCTAAAAATTTGACTTCCATTCCAGATAAATCGGAGGAAGAAATAGCAACTACCTATTCAATCAAGAAGGATGTTTCTTATGGAAGGGATGATGAACAGAAAATGGATATTTACCTATCCGATGAGGCCAAGTCTTATGGCAAGAACAATTTTACCATTGTCTTTATCCATGGTGGCGCCTATTATTTGAGCGATAAAACCAAGGAGGAGAGGTATATACAACCCTATCTGAAGAAGGGGTTAAATGTGGTTAATATAAATTATAGATTAAAAAGAGGAATCCCCATGGCAACCTCTGATTTAACCAATTCACTGAATTATCTATTGGCAAACAACAAGGCCTACAACTTGAATTTAAAACATGTAATCGTGACGGGGTTTTCCGCAGGGGCTCATATGGCAACAATTGTAGGCCTCACACAAAACAACCCCAACTATACACATAAATTAAATAAGGGAGTTAGGATTGTCGGGGTAATCAACTTTTCAGGTCCGGTTGACGGTCTAGATGATATAGAAAAGATTTTTGTAGATCATGAAAATGAACTTTTTAGCAAGGCCGGGAAGGCACTTTTCCCGTTGAGTCACCCTTATGAAACAAAGGAAACCATAGCGATTTATGAGCCTATAACCTATTTGGATGCAAATGATCCTGCTATTTTAGTGTGGCATGGAGGAAAGGACGACCAAGTTCCACCTCAAACATTTGAAACATTTGTTCAAAAATTAGATAGCAAAAAGGATAAGGTAGTTTTTAAGCCCGAAGCGTTCCATAGTCCAAATAGCAAGGAGTTAGAAGAGGCCTATATTGCCATTTTTAAATTCTTGGATTCACTTTAA